A window from Chitinophaga filiformis encodes these proteins:
- a CDS encoding helix-turn-helix transcriptional regulator: MNNPVVLSKGCYVGSKVKEHNTGYIITSETIFPENLTSDWHCHENPHFSHILSGGSQEIREKKAEQQMAGTGLYYYPGVIHQNVHYRPGTRIFNLEIEESFFKTYQLAIPPESLMYEGNPIINAGGLLRLLREHYYNDSCSSISLEQLCINLIDSTPTIEKHYPEWTLQIKTVLNDLWDEPPSLASLAAHVNIHPVTLSKYFSRYFSCTLGEYLRKIKIERALVLIRSKTHSLTEIAYMCGFTDQAHFTRTFQQLTAMLPKEYRKI, encoded by the coding sequence ATGAACAATCCTGTTGTGCTTTCCAAAGGCTGTTACGTCGGATCGAAGGTGAAGGAACATAACACCGGATATATCATCACCAGTGAGACCATCTTCCCTGAGAACCTTACTTCTGACTGGCATTGCCATGAAAACCCACACTTCTCCCATATCCTTTCCGGTGGCAGCCAGGAAATTAGAGAGAAAAAGGCCGAACAGCAAATGGCAGGAACAGGATTGTACTATTACCCCGGAGTGATCCATCAAAATGTACACTACCGTCCCGGAACACGCATATTCAACCTCGAGATAGAAGAAAGTTTCTTTAAAACATACCAGCTGGCCATTCCCCCTGAATCCCTGATGTATGAAGGCAATCCGATCATTAATGCCGGTGGCTTGCTACGCTTGTTAAGGGAACATTACTACAATGACTCCTGCAGCAGCATTTCCCTGGAGCAATTGTGCATAAACCTGATCGACTCCACCCCTACTATAGAAAAGCATTATCCTGAATGGACCCTGCAGATCAAAACTGTACTGAACGATCTTTGGGATGAACCACCATCTCTGGCAAGTCTTGCAGCTCATGTAAATATTCACCCGGTTACCTTGTCAAAATACTTCAGCCGGTATTTCTCCTGCACACTGGGCGAATACCTGAGAAAGATCAAAATTGAACGGGCACTTGTTTTAATACGGTCGAAAACGCATTCATTGACAGAAATTGCCTATATGTGTGGCTTTACTGATCAGGCGCATTTTACCAGGACTTTTCAGCAGCTTACCGCCATGCTTCCCAAAGAATACAGGAAGATCTGA
- a CDS encoding Crp/Fnr family transcriptional regulator yields MNTRKLPTKEDLIPLWQMLNSFHPVGKGIEQHLLKSIYCCSISKGKHLLRNGEISHSLYFIRKGLLRGFIKEENKEITTWFAMENEMVSGIRSFLLQVETVENIQAVEDCELLAISFSDLTKIYEKYPSFNITGRKITEFHYTSAENRAYITRLHDAEKKYALFLEFYPQLANRVQLTYVASFLGITNETLSRVRAKTSARKKPV; encoded by the coding sequence ATGAACACCAGAAAACTTCCCACAAAAGAGGACCTCATACCACTGTGGCAAATGTTAAACTCATTTCATCCTGTAGGAAAAGGAATTGAACAGCATTTGTTGAAAAGTATCTATTGTTGTAGCATCTCCAAGGGAAAACATCTGCTACGGAACGGAGAAATAAGTCACAGCCTTTATTTTATCAGAAAAGGATTATTAAGGGGCTTTATTAAAGAAGAGAATAAAGAGATCACCACCTGGTTTGCCATGGAAAATGAAATGGTTTCGGGGATCCGGAGCTTTTTGCTGCAGGTAGAAACGGTGGAAAATATACAGGCGGTAGAAGACTGTGAATTGCTGGCAATTAGTTTTTCTGATCTGACTAAAATATATGAGAAGTATCCTTCGTTCAATATTACCGGCCGGAAAATAACAGAGTTCCATTACACGTCTGCAGAAAACAGGGCATATATTACAAGGCTCCATGATGCAGAAAAGAAATATGCACTTTTCCTGGAATTCTATCCCCAGCTTGCCAATCGTGTACAACTTACCTATGTAGCCTCTTTTTTGGGGATAACCAATGAAACATTAAGCAGGGTACGGGCCAAAACCTCCGCCAGGAAGAAGCCAGTATAA